The genomic region AATTCAAGAATAGCAAGAAAAGTAGTTATTAACTCTACTTTGCTAGTTTCTATAGAAAATAATTCATTGAAATTAATAGATATGCTATGTTCTAATAAACACAAAATTTCTGTTATTTTTTCTTCAATAGTTACAACATCTCGATGGATTTTTCTAACGTTATGTACCGGTTGATTCTTTGAAATAGTTTTTTGTCGAAATATCAATTTATTAAAGGCACTTATTAACTCATCTAAATCTATATCCTTAAGGGTATCTTTATCATTATCAAAAACTATTTCTTCTCTTTTTTTAGAAATGATTTTATTAGAATACTCTTCCCTCAGTTTAAGCTGCTGTGAGATCTCTTTGAATTTTTTATATTCCAGCATCCTACGTACTAAGTCTCCTCTTGGATCTAATTCTTCCTCTAATGTAACTCCTGTACCTTTATTGACAGGAAGTAACATTCTTGATTTAATTTCTATTAGGGTAGCAGCCATTAGGAGAAATTCACTTGTAACTTCTAAGTCGATTTCATTGAGTTGTCTTATATAGTCTAAATACTGTTCAGTAATTTTTGTTATTGGTATATCATAAATATCCACCTGATTTTTTTCTACTAAGTGCAGTAATAAGTCAAAAGGCCCCTCAAAGGTTTCAATTTTAATTTTATAGCTCATTTAACAATCCCCCTAAAAGAAGAATATTAGTATTTGTAGAACATAATTTAAAATAAATTGAACTATTGGAAACAGTACTTTACTAATAACACCAAAGTATAACAAAAGAAATAAAAGGGCATAAGAGTACTTTTGTATACTATAATACTTGTGTTCCATAGTATCAGGCAATATTAATAGAAGTAATTTTGAACCGTCTAGGGGTGGTATTGGAAATAAATTAAAAACTCCCAAAACTAAATTAATATAAATACCAAAGAAAATGATTTGTTCCACTGTTTTGTTATTTTGCATTGTTATTTGTAGTCCAAGTATAAATGTAAGAAGGATAGCTAAAATAAAATTTGATAAGGGGCCACTAATTGAAACCAGAAAATAACCTAGTTTTCTATTTTTAAAGTTATTAGGATTTACAGGCACAGGTTTAGCCCAACCAAACCCAGCAAATAGAAGCATAAGAAAACCAATGGGATCTATATGCTTTATTGGATTCAATGATAGTCTTCCGTAATATTTTGCAGTATCATCTCCCATGTAATATGCTGAAAGAGCATGAGAGTATTCATGTATGGTTAGTCCTAACAGGATACCTGGTAAAGTCAAAACGATTCTAGCCAAACTAAAGTTAAACATATGCTATTCCTCTCTTATTTTCCTAATAGATTGTTTTTCTCTATGAACTTTAACTCATCTTCCTTACTATAAACTAATCCTAAAATTTTCGCTTTAAGTATTTCATCAAAAATTTTTTTATAAATCGGGCCAGGTGAAATATTTAATTTTTTTAAATCCTCTCCTGTTACATGTATAGATATATTTCTGAGTATTAGCATATATAGCATAATATAATGTCTCATATATTCATCATTGCAATCATTATAATAAAATACTAATGATTCAATAGACAAACCTTTTAACAATGTAAATAAATGGTATTTGTCTAGATTTTCCGCTAAGAGTGCCTCATAAATGGAATTTTTATGAGCTAGAGTATTTTTTATTTCCTCAAAGTGTGAGGTAGTAAAAAATAGATTCATTACTTCATCTAGGTTATTAACACTACTTAAAATTTGAAGCACTATTACTTTATACTTTGAAATTTCTATATTAAATGAATCAAATTCCTTAATAGACTTAGTTATATTTTGTACTTTTTCAATAATATCAGCATCAATTATTAAATCACTATTTAAATTATTTATTACGCCATATTCAGTAAGCAACTTTAATCCTAAATGGGGATATGAATCTTTAAGAATGCTAACTAATTCTTCGCGGATTCTATCTTCACTTAGTTTCTTTATCATATTTTCACTTATTGCCTTACATATAAATTCCTTAGTTTCCTCTTCAATAGCAAAATTCATTCGAGCTGCAAATCTAATAGCTCTGAATATTCTCGTTGGGTCCTCAATAAAGCTAAGATTATATAATATTCTAATTTTTTTGTTTTCTAAATCCTCTAAACCACCAAAGTAGTCTAGTAGTGTACCAAATTTTTTCTCATTTAACTGTAATGCCATACAATTAATTGTAAAATCCCGCCTAAATAAATCGCTCCATATTGAGCTTTTCTCTATTTTGGGTAAAGCTGCTGGATGCTCATAATATTCTCTTCTAGCTGTTACGATATCGATTGCTTCACCAGTTTCCAAAATAACCGTAGCTGTTCCAAAACTCGCATATGTATTTATAGTTCCATTTAGTCTTTTATTAAACTCCTCTGCAAACTCAATACCATCACCTTCTATAACTATGTCTATATCAAAATTAGGTCTATTCAATATTAAGTCTCTAACAAAACCACCTACTACAAAAACTTTATAGTTTAATTTATCTCCTATTTCTCCAGCAGATTTTAAAAGACTGAGTATATTAGGAGGAAGCTTGTTTAGTTTGCTAACGCAGTTGTACTTTTCAGGATTTGATTGAGATATAAATAACTCCCTATACCAAAAAGGATAATTGTTACCATGAAGGATTTTTAACATATCTGTTCTAGTTACAATGCCGATTATTTTCTCATCTCTAATTACTGGTAATCTACCTATATTATTTTTAACAAGTAGTTCATTTATTTCGTTAATAGAAGTATCGTGATTTACAATTTTTACTTCCCTAGACATAAATGCTTTCACTGGAGCATGTCCAAGTTTATGTATCATCGCCTTATCAATATCTGTTCTAGAAATGATTCCGATTAGTCGTTCATCCTTAACAACTGGCATCCCTGTATGACCATATCTTAGCATTATTTTATTAACCTCTTCTACAGTCATATCCTCAAATACAGACTTTACAGGATAGCTCATTATATGCTCTGCTGTAACCTGTGGCTTTATTTTTTGATGAAGTATTTTCAAAAGCTCTATTTTTGTTTTACTAATATCTCCATCTTTAATATTTGCTGATGCTGCACTTAAATGTCCTGCTCCTCCAAACTCTGCTAAGATTTCTCTTATATTTATATTCTCAGTAGAGCCTCTTCCAACTATATATATACGATTATCCATTTTAACAATATTAAATATAGCATCACATTTACGTATATCTAAGATTTTATTTGTAATATATGACAACTCTCCTATAAATTCTTCTGTTTCATGGGTAGAAATGATTACTTTGTAGTTGTTTATTTCTAAGGTTTCCATATTAAATAGCAGAGATAAAAGTAGTTTATCATGTTCACCGCTTAAGTCTTGACTTATATGCTCCCTTACTATGTCTAAGTCCCCACCCTTTTCTAGTAAAAAGGAAACTACTTTAGCATCATTTGGGGTTGTGTTCTTAAATGTAAGACAATTAGTGTCTGCATAAATACCTAGTAAAAATAAGGTTGCTTCGAATGAATTAATATCTATGTTTTTAGTAATAATTTCTTCTACTAGTATAGTAGTACAGGAACCATATTTTTGAAATATTTTATCAGACTTCTCAATAGTTTGAGGCCCTGTTGGATGATGATCATAAATCTTAACACCTATATTATTTTTCAAAGCATCTTTAAATTTACCTATTCTATTACTAGAATTAACATCAACAATTATTAGCTCGGTTATTTCATTAACATTAATTTTGTTAGCAAGCCCTATATTTAATATATTTTTATATAAATTATAAAACCTTTTTACATCATCATTTATTCTACCAGAAAATATCATATTAGCATCTGGATATATTTTGGAACAAGCAACCATACTTGATAAGCCATCAAAGTCTAGATTAAGGTGACTAGTTATTACCTTCATTTCTCACTCATCCTCTACAAGTTCATTGGAAATATTATATCATACTTAAACAGTATATAAAAATAAGATTGTATATGTCCTAAAGGCCCACATATAGTGGACCTCTTAATAATTTGCACTTCTTATAATGTAAGAATACTTTGGTTAACAATACCATTATACTTAATTTTAAAAGTAGTTATTGGAATTTAGCTAGGGCAGTATTTATTGCTTCTTTAACAATATCTGTTTGTTCATGTTCTAGTTCTTTTTCTAATTTAGCTTTGGCCATCTCCCCTCCTATATTACCCAGTGCCCAAGCGGCATACTCCCGTACCATTGGGTCACAGGTATTCAGAGCAGTAGTCAACGCTAGCACATGTTTTTCGTCTTGACTATTACCAAGGGCTATGGCTGCATTTCTTTGAAAAACCTTTTTACTTTTTATATAGTTATACATTATTGGATGGACAATTTTTTCGTAATAAGTGTCTTCCATTAATAACAGTTTTTCTAAATCAAGCTCATTTGCTAAAAGATCTAAGAATGAATCCCCTTTAGTAGCTGTTTGGAGGAATTTCTTCTTTCGAGGACATACCTCCTGACAAACATCACAACCATGTATACGACCACCATTTACTTCACGTATTTCCATGGGTACAAACTTTGTAGCCCAATGGTTAAAGGCAATACATTTCTGAGGTAACAACTTTCCAGGTTCTAAAATAGCTTTAGTCGGACATGAATCTATACAATTGCTTCAATTAGGAGGACATCTATTCTCCATAGTTTCTGAATCATATTCTAATTCTACATCAACCACATAGCAGGTTAATATAATAAATGAACCCTCTGCATATGCAAAAGTATTACTGCCAAAGGTAACTATACCAGCCCGAGCACTGGCTAAACGGTCAGGAACTTGAACATCTTCACCTATTTTACATCCGTTGCTTTTTAGTAAATCTCGAAATAGTGAAAGTCGAGCACCGTTTATAGAATCCACTAGAGGAAGATATGCTCTACTTTGATAGGCCCTGGCGACTCTCTCAGTAAGCTTTTTTGGATAGGCTACATCAGAGTAGTCATAGGCAAGCATATTATTGATTTTGCCTCAGGCATTATGGAGCGAGGGAAAGCCCCTTTATATGGACTTTTAGGCATATTAATCACAAAATCATAGGCTGGAGCACGTCTAAGTAGTTCCTCAGCATAATCACTGAAATCGTCAGCTGTAGTAATGTCTACTGTTGCAAATCCTAGAGATAATGCCTTTTCTTTTATTTTTCTAGTTAGGTCTTTTTTATCCATGCAGATCCCCCTAATTTTATACTATTCTTCATCTTAATTAAAGAACATTATTTTCAATAGCAAAATTAACTATATTTCTGCTTACTTTATGATCTTGGTCTTTCATCCAGCGTTGTTCTTTATCGTCAAGTTTTTTTATTGCTTTTATTTTTTTAGCTCTACCTAAGTTTTTGCGTTTGGATCTGTGCTTTCTTTTAACATACTTGTTTTGTCTGCCATTACCAAAGAATTTTGTTTTACCTGAATCAATTACAGCTACAGCGGGAACTTTTAACCCCTAAATCAACACCCATAACTGACTCACCAGTAGATGCACATTTAGGCATACTAACACTTATTTGAGCAATCCATTTACTATGTTTAATTAATTATAAGCGATTAAAATAATTTAGTAAAATAAAGTATAAATGGGTTTAATGATAGTTATAACCTAAATAGTTTTACTTATTGAAATATAAAGTTCCCACACTATTTTTTCTTATTTCTAAAATAGACCCTATACTTGGCATAGTATTGATATTATGTCATTTGAAAATATTCTGTTGCTAATAAGTTTATAACAAATTTAGATTGTATTATAAACATGTAATATATAAATATAATTATACCTTAATTATTCATGACATTAAATTAAACAAACTTCAATCAAAGCTTACTTCACTCTAAAAGCAATAGTAAAATTAAAATTAATTTCGATGGTGGAGATTTATCATCTGATTCAGGCCTACTTTTAATAAAGGAATTTGCTCATAAACTTGGGTTTCATAAGCTAATTAAAAACATGTTTAAAACAAAAGATAAAGCTACACGTTTTCATAAGGATGATGAAAACCTTAGTCAAATGATTTATCAAATCTTGGCAGGTTATTTTAATGATAATGACGCAGACGAATTTTTCTAATGAACCGGTATTCAAAAGCATTTTAGATAAAGAGAGTCTTGCTTCACAGCCTACTTTGTCACGTTTTTTTAACCGTATGGACTCAGATACTCTAACTCAATTTAATGAAATTTCTAAGGAATTAAGAAAAATAGCTTATATGATCAAGAAGCCAGAAATGGTACTCTTTGACCTTGATTCTACATTACTCAACACCTTTGGAGCACAGGAAGGTGAAGGTTTTAACTTCCATTATAGTGCCAATGGCTATCATCCATTACTTTGTTATGACGGTTTAACTGGAGATCTTCTAAAAGCTCAACTGCGAGATGGTACAGTATACACATCCAATGGTGTTGTTGATTTTATGCAACCTTTACTAGATGAATACGAAATTAATTATCCCGATGCTAGCTCGTATTTACGAGGTGATAGCGGTTTTGCCGTACCTGAATTATTTAAACAATGTGAAACAAGCTCGGTGTCATATGCAATCCGTCTAAAGGCAAATCAGAATCTCTATAAACTATCACGATATGCTACTACTTTATTAGACGAAATTACAGCTCAAAATAAACTTGATTATGCTGCAGTATATGATGAATTTTTATATAAAGCAGCTAGCTGGAATTATCCTAGACAAGTTGTAGTAAAAGTAGAAAAACCAGCTAATCAATTTATATATCAGCATACCTTTATAGTAACCAACATGAGTCTATCTCCAACAAAACTTTTCGCTTTTTACTCAAACAGGGGGAACATGGAGAATTTTATTAAAGAGTAAAAACGGTTTTGATTTCTGCTCTACCAGTAGTCAGAGTAAAATAGTTAACGCTAATCGACTGCAATTACATGTATTAGCTTACAATCTTTTTAATTTGTTTAGACAGCTGCTACTTCCTAAGCATATGAGAAAAATGCAGATAAATACCATACGTTTAAAACTTATTAAGATAGCTTCGAAAATCGTTAAATCAGCAAGATACCTTACATTTAAACTGTGTAGTAGCTGCCCGTATCAAAAGGAGTTTAATGAGATATTTGATAACATAATGAAAATCCCTAAGCTAGAGTAATAAAAAATAAAGTTCTTTGACAACTTCAAAAATCTGAATTGACTATTCGGGGATAAGTCTGCCCATTTTTAAGTCTCTTAAAATGTAGAGACCTTTTACTTTAACAAACAAGTCATTTTTGAATTAGAAGTTGTATTAAATTTTTCTCATGAATAATTCAGGTTATATTGTAAATATAAAGAAAATTTAAAAGCCTCACTTATTCTATTTAAAGTGAGGCTTTTATAATTAATATATTGGGTTAGTTATTTTCTGCCTGTCATTCCTTTAAACATTTTATTTAATACTGTAAATACTGATGCTCTTTCAACAGCATCTTCTGTAATAATATTAACTCTATTTATCTCTTTGCCATCTTGTCTAACTATTACTTCACCTATAACAGCACCTTTTTTTAGTGGTGCACTTACTTTATTAATAATGATTTCTTTATCTATGGATTCTTCTTGTCCTTTTTTAACTAGTACATAAACATCTTCAGCTGGGATACCTTTAATAGTTTGTACTTTTGCCTTTTGAATTGGTACATCTGCTATTCCAGTCTCTTTAGTTAATATTTCAACTGTATTAAAGTTTGCAAAACCATAGTCTAAAAGCTTAGCAGCTTCACCAAAACGCAGTTCAGAACTTGGTGCACCTAAAACTACCGAAATAAAGGTATTATTTCCTCTAGTGGCAGATGCAGATAAGCAATGCATTGCTTCTTGTGTAAAGCCAGTTTTAATACCGTTAATACCTTGATATGTTCTTAAAAGTTTATTTGTATTTACTAATTGTTGTGTAGATTGTTTTTTTACTCCAACATCTACACTATCCATCCATGTAGTAAGCCATACAGTTACATCTTTATGTTTTAACAACTCTCTAGACATTAATGCAATATCATAGGCTGTGGTTACATGTCCATCAGCAGGTAAGCCATTTGTGTTAACAAAGTTTGTATTAACCATACCAAGCTCTTTTGCTCTTTCATTCATTCTTTGAACAAATATTTCTTCACTGCCTGATATAAATTCTGCCATAGCAACACAAGCATCATTTGCAGAACGTATGGCAATACCTTTCATAAGCTCCTCTACGGTTTTTATCTCACCAGGCTCAATATATAATTGTGTACCTCCCATACGAGAAGCACGCTCACTAACTACTACTTTATCAGCTAAAGTGATTTTACCACTATCTAAAGCTTCCATGGCTAGAAGCATAGTCATTATTTTCGTTACACTTGCTGGGGGAAGTTGCTCATGTATGTTCTTCTCATATAAAACTTCACCAGTTGACCAATCAATAAGTACTGCGGATTTAGCATTTATATTGAATGGTTGTGCTGTTTGAGCACTAGCTATATTTATATTGTAGGACATAATAGTAATAATTACTAAAGCTAGACATAGTAAACGTTTTTTCATATAAATATCCTCCTCACTATTGTATTTAGGATTATGTTTTCCATTGAATCCTACTGTTATACAATCTTGAGGAGGTAAAAGTCTATATTACCCCATACTTTCTTTGGTTACTGTACCAAATATTAACGGTCTAATTTCAGGTATATTTTGTTCTATTTTAAAAGCTGTAATCATCTTAGTAGCGCTTTGTTCAGTTAATATAGAATTATTGCTATGGATATAAGCTAGAACATCACCTTCAGTAACAAAATCTCCACATTTTTTGTTTAGAACAATTCCTACTGACAAATCAATTATACTATCTTTATGCTCTCTACCTGCTCCTAAAATCATAGCACTTAAACCAACAGTATTTGCATGAATTTTATGTATATATCCCCTTTTAGTAGCTCTAAGAGCATAAATCTCCTTTGCCTTAGGTAATAATTCAATATTATCAATAAAAGTAATATCTCCACCCTGTCTTTCCACAAATTCCTTAAATACAGAGAAAGCTTTTCCAGAACTAATAGCTTCTTCAATCATAGCTTTAGCCTGACCTAAATCATCGGCTTTTTTAGCAAGTAGTATCATATGTGCCCCTACTACAATACACAGCTCTTTCAGGTCCTCTGGACCCCTACCTAGTAACACATCTATAGCTTCTTTAATTTCTAGACAGTTCCCTACAGCATATCCTAAGGGTTGATCCATATCTGAAATAATTGCAACTGTTTCTCTATTCATATTTGTGCCTATTTGTACCATCTCTTTTGCTAATTCGAAGGAGTCATTAATGTCTTGCATAAAAGCTCCACTTCCAGTTTTAACATCTAAAACAATAGCATCCGCCCCAGAAGCTAACTTTTTACTCATGATGCTGCTAGCTATTAAAGATATATTGTCTACAGTAGCTGTTACATCTCTTAGGGCATAAAGTTTTTTATCTGCTGGGACTAGATTTGAAGTTTGACCAATAACTGATACCTTTATTTCATTAACCTGATTTATAAACTCATCTTTAGTGAGATTTACATTAAACCCAGGAATAGATTCTAATTTATCAAGGGTCCCCCCCGTATGACCAAGTCCACGTCCAGACATTTTAGCTACAGGAACACCACAGGCAGCAACAATAGGAGCTAAAGCGATGGTTGTCTTATCACCTACTCCGCCAGTGCTATGCTTATCTACCTTAATACCTTCAACATGCCGTAAGTCAACGATCTCTCCAGAATTCATCATCGACTCTGTTAAATATGCTGTCTCTTCATCGTCTAGTTTTTGAAAATAAATTGCCATAAGAAGTGCAGATACTTGATAATCAGGAATATTACCTAGGGTATATTCTCTTACCATATAATCTATTTCTTCACGGCTCAATTTTTCTCCATTTCTTTTTTTTAGGATAATATCAATAATCCTCACTAGATATTCACCTCATTTAAAATACCCTTAACTAGGGAAATAAACTTAGGTCTAGTTTTATTTGCAACTTCCATTACTTGTTCATGACTTATGGATTCTAGTTGATTCGGAATAGCCATGTCAGTTACGCAGGAAATCCCTAATATTTTCATCCCCATATGATTAGCTACAATTACCTCCGGTACTGTAGACATTCCAACTGTATCAGCACCGAAATTAATCATCATACTTAGTTCTGCTTTAGAGAGGTAATTAGGTCCACTTATAGAAATATACACGCCTTCAAAGGTCTCAACACCGATTTCCTTACCTACTTTATGAGCGAGCTTAATAAGATCTTTATTATATGCGGTAGACATATCTGGAAATCTAGGTCCAAATTCTTCATAATTTCGTCCAATTAGTGGATTATCACCAGTGAAATTAATATGATCGTTAATAATCATTAAAGCCCCTGGATACAATTTAGAATTTAATCCCCCACAGGCATTTGTAATAATAATATGCTCTATACCTAGGGCTTTCATAACTCTAACTGGGAATGTTACTTCCTGCATTGAGTAGCCTTCATAGTAATGAAAACGGCCTTTCATAGCAACAACAATTTTACCTTCTAATTCCCCAATAACTAAATTTCCTGCATGACCTTCTACAGTAGATATAGGGAAATGCGGTATCTCGTCATAATCTAAAATAATAGGGTTTTTTATTTCATCAGCTAAAGTCCCCAATCCTGACCCTAAAATAAGTCCAACCTGTGGCTTAACAGTAATTTCGCTTTCTATATGTTCTTTAGCTTCTCTTACTTTGTTTAGAATGTCATTCATTAATCTCCACTCCCTTAGTGATTTATATAATTTATATATTCTTAATAATTTCAGTTAAATAACTTAAAAACTTTTCTTTCACTTTAGCTGCTGTTTCTATAACCTCTTCATGGTTAAGTGGTTGATCTAAAATGCCTGCAGCCATATTTGTAATACATGAAATACCTAATACCTTTAGCCCAGAATGTACTGCTACAATGACTTCTGGAACAGTCGACATTCCAACTGCATCAGCCCCAATTTTTTTAAGCATTCTAATTTCTGCAGGTGTTTCATAAGTAGGCCCACTTAAAAATGTGTAAACACCTTTCTTTACTTTAATATTTAGCTCATCAGCGGTTATTTCTGCTAGAGTAATTAAAGTTTTGTTATATGCATTTGACATATCTGGAAACCTAACCCCAAGCTTTTCATCATTCGGACCTATGAGTGGGTTACTATTAGATAAATTTAGATGATCTTCAATAATCATTAAATCTCCAGGTTCAAAGTTTTGATTTACTCCACCTGCAGCATTAGTTACAATAAGAGTAGTTACTCCCAACGCTTTCATTACACGAATAGGAAAAGTAACAACTTCAAGAGGGTATCCTTCATAGTAGTGAAATCTTCCCTTCATGGCAACAACATTTTTTCCTTGAAATTCTCCAAACACCAGTTCACCTGCATGACCATGTACTGTAGATTTAGGAAAATGAGGTATTTCACTGTATGGGATAATTTTTGGGTTTTCAATCTTATCTGCTAACACACCTAAACCAGAGCCTAGTATAAATCCTATTTCAGGCTTAACATTAACTTTATCAATTATGTATTGGCTAGTCTCTGTTATTTTATAATTTAAACTCATAGTATCAATCCTCACTTTACTTTATTATTAAATTCTTAAAGCTTTCTCCTTTACCAGTCCATGTAACATTTAATAAATCAGCTATAGTTGCAGCTATATCTGCAAAAGACTTGCGAACACCAATATTGGCACCAGCCTTAATATTTTGACCATATATAAGTATCGGAATATATTCTCGAGTATGGT from Serpentinicella alkaliphila harbors:
- a CDS encoding purine-nucleoside phosphorylase is translated as MNDILNKVREAKEHIESEITVKPQVGLILGSGLGTLADEIKNPIILDYDEIPHFPISTVEGHAGNLVIGELEGKIVVAMKGRFHYYEGYSMQEVTFPVRVMKALGIEHIIITNACGGLNSKLYPGALMIINDHINFTGDNPLIGRNYEEFGPRFPDMSTAYNKDLIKLAHKVGKEIGVETFEGVYISISGPNYLSKAELSMMINFGADTVGMSTVPEVIVANHMGMKILGISCVTDMAIPNQLESISHEQVMEVANKTRPKFISLVKGILNEVNI
- a CDS encoding site-2 protease family protein → MFNFSLARIVLTLPGILLGLTIHEYSHALSAYYMGDDTAKYYGRLSLNPIKHIDPIGFLMLLFAGFGWAKPVPVNPNNFKNRKLGYFLVSISGPLSNFILAILLTFILGLQITMQNNKTVEQIIFFGIYINLVLGVFNLFPIPPLDGSKLLLLILPDTMEHKYYSIQKYSYALLFLLLYFGVISKVLFPIVQFILNYVLQILIFFF
- a CDS encoding D-alanyl-D-alanine carboxypeptidase family protein codes for the protein MKKRLLCLALVIITIMSYNINIASAQTAQPFNINAKSAVLIDWSTGEVLYEKNIHEQLPPASVTKIMTMLLAMEALDSGKITLADKVVVSERASRMGGTQLYIEPGEIKTVEELMKGIAIRSANDACVAMAEFISGSEEIFVQRMNERAKELGMVNTNFVNTNGLPADGHVTTAYDIALMSRELLKHKDVTVWLTTWMDSVDVGVKKQSTQQLVNTNKLLRTYQGINGIKTGFTQEAMHCLSASATRGNNTFISVVLGAPSSELRFGEAAKLLDYGFANFNTVEILTKETGIADVPIQKAKVQTIKGIPAEDVYVLVKKGQEESIDKEIIINKVSAPLKKGAVIGEVIVRQDGKEINRVNIITEDAVERASVFTVLNKMFKGMTGRK
- a CDS encoding epoxyqueuosine reductase; translated protein: MDSCPTKAILEPGKLLPQKCIAFNHWATKFVPMEIREVNGGRIHGCDVCQEVCPRKKKFLQTATKGDSFLDLLANELDLEKLLLMEDTYYEKIVHPIMYNYIKSKKVFQRNAAIALGNSQDEKHVLALTTALNTCDPMVREYAAWALGNIGGEMAKAKLEKELEHEQTDIVKEAINTALAKFQ
- a CDS encoding purine-nucleoside phosphorylase — its product is MSLNYKITETSQYIIDKVNVKPEIGFILGSGLGVLADKIENPKIIPYSEIPHFPKSTVHGHAGELVFGEFQGKNVVAMKGRFHYYEGYPLEVVTFPIRVMKALGVTTLIVTNAAGGVNQNFEPGDLMIIEDHLNLSNSNPLIGPNDEKLGVRFPDMSNAYNKTLITLAEITADELNIKVKKGVYTFLSGPTYETPAEIRMLKKIGADAVGMSTVPEVIVAVHSGLKVLGISCITNMAAGILDQPLNHEEVIETAAKVKEKFLSYLTEIIKNI
- a CDS encoding segregation and condensation protein A; its protein translation is MSYKIKIETFEGPFDLLLHLVEKNQVDIYDIPITKITEQYLDYIRQLNEIDLEVTSEFLLMAATLIEIKSRMLLPVNKGTGVTLEEELDPRGDLVRRMLEYKKFKEISQQLKLREEYSNKIISKKREEIVFDNDKDTLKDIDLDELISAFNKLIFRQKTISKNQPVHNVRKIHRDVVTIEEKITEILCLLEHSISINFNELFSIETSKVELITTFLAILELIKIKKVMIVQDLCYSQIIIMPYSNNIRGV
- a CDS encoding pyrimidine-nucleoside phosphorylase — its product is MRIIDIILKKRNGEKLSREEIDYMVREYTLGNIPDYQVSALLMAIYFQKLDDEETAYLTESMMNSGEIVDLRHVEGIKVDKHSTGGVGDKTTIALAPIVAACGVPVAKMSGRGLGHTGGTLDKLESIPGFNVNLTKDEFINQVNEIKVSVIGQTSNLVPADKKLYALRDVTATVDNISLIASSIMSKKLASGADAIVLDVKTGSGAFMQDINDSFELAKEMVQIGTNMNRETVAIISDMDQPLGYAVGNCLEIKEAIDVLLGRGPEDLKELCIVVGAHMILLAKKADDLGQAKAMIEEAISSGKAFSVFKEFVERQGGDITFIDNIELLPKAKEIYALRATKRGYIHKIHANTVGLSAMILGAGREHKDSIIDLSVGIVLNKKCGDFVTEGDVLAYIHSNNSILTEQSATKMITAFKIEQNIPEIRPLIFGTVTKESMG
- a CDS encoding CBS domain-containing protein encodes the protein MKVITSHLNLDFDGLSSMVACSKIYPDANMIFSGRINDDVKRFYNLYKNILNIGLANKINVNEITELIIVDVNSSNRIGKFKDALKNNIGVKIYDHHPTGPQTIEKSDKIFQKYGSCTTILVEEIITKNIDINSFEATLFLLGIYADTNCLTFKNTTPNDAKVVSFLLEKGGDLDIVREHISQDLSGEHDKLLLSLLFNMETLEINNYKVIISTHETEEFIGELSYITNKILDIRKCDAIFNIVKMDNRIYIVGRGSTENINIREILAEFGGAGHLSAASANIKDGDISKTKIELLKILHQKIKPQVTAEHIMSYPVKSVFEDMTVEEVNKIMLRYGHTGMPVVKDERLIGIISRTDIDKAMIHKLGHAPVKAFMSREVKIVNHDTSINEINELLVKNNIGRLPVIRDEKIIGIVTRTDMLKILHGNNYPFWYRELFISQSNPEKYNCVSKLNKLPPNILSLLKSAGEIGDKLNYKVFVVGGFVRDLILNRPNFDIDIVIEGDGIEFAEEFNKRLNGTINTYASFGTATVILETGEAIDIVTARREYYEHPAALPKIEKSSIWSDLFRRDFTINCMALQLNEKKFGTLLDYFGGLEDLENKKIRILYNLSFIEDPTRIFRAIRFAARMNFAIEEETKEFICKAISENMIKKLSEDRIREELVSILKDSYPHLGLKLLTEYGVINNLNSDLIIDADIIEKVQNITKSIKEFDSFNIEISKYKVIVLQILSSVNNLDEVMNLFFTTSHFEEIKNTLAHKNSIYEALLAENLDKYHLFTLLKGLSIESLVFYYNDCNDEYMRHYIMLYMLILRNISIHVTGEDLKKLNISPGPIYKKIFDEILKAKILGLVYSKEDELKFIEKNNLLGK